CTGAGCGCAGTGAATAAATTAGGTCAGCTGGTTGCAGCCCCGCCCTGAGCGCAGTGAATAAATTAGGTCAGCTGGTTGCAGCCCCGCCCTGAGCGCAGTGAATAAATTAGGCCAGCTGGTTACAGGCATGCCCTGAGTGCAGTTAATAAATTAGGTCAGCTGGTTGCTGGCACGCCCTGAGCGCAGTGACTAAATTAGGTCAGCTGGTTGCTGGCATGCCCTGAGCGCAATGAATAAATTAGGTTAGCTGGTTGCAGGCCCGCCCTGAGCGCAGTGAATAAACTAGCTCAGCTGGTTGCTGGCAAGCCCCTGAGCACAGTGAATAAATTAGGTCAGCTGGTTGCAGGCCCGCCCTGAGCGCAGTGAATAAATTAGGTCGGCTGGTTGCTGGCCAGCCCTGAGCACAGTGAATAAATTAGGTCAGCTGATTACTGGCATGCCCTGAGCACAGTGAATAAATTAGGTCAGCCCCTTTGCAGGCCCACCCTGAGCACAGTGAATAAATTAGGTCAGCTGATTACAGGTACGCCCTGAGCGCAGTGAATAAATTAGGTCAGCTGGTTGCTGGCATGCCCTGAGCACAGTGAATAAATTAGGTCAGCTGGTTGCTGGCACGCCCTGAGCGCAGTGAATAAATTAGGTCAGCTGGTTGCTGGAATACCCTGAGCACAGTGAATAAATTAGTAAATTACTCCACTTGCTCAGCCCTGTGCTGGCACTCCTCAGagcaattaaaggagatgtctcgaggaagcagtgaatttttttttttgcccagtccccctaattaaacatacattactaattacccctgtaaatgactttcctagctggtttctacttaccgttccagcgtttcagcaacttataaaactttttcccaagatggccgccagctcttttcgcatcgcttgctgtagcccgacgtgcgcgctcccgagacgctaccagctgtgtctccatggcaaccagacgccccgcagccaccgaccggacccctggagtgaacacggccgaccagtcacccaccgccaggcagaaggtaaccggcgcagcccctcccccatcacagcggcagccccccccccggcccagcgctagttcccccggcgcagcgacagccccccggcctagcgacagccccccccgcccagcgacagccccccccccggcccagcgctagttcccccggcgcagcgacagcccccccccggcccagcgctagttcccccggcccagcgctagttcccccggcgcagcaacagccccccccggcctagcgacaaccccccccggcccagccacagcccccccccccggcccagcgctagttcccccggcccagcgacagcccctccCCCCATCGCagctacagccccccccccatcgcagcggcagccccccctcccccgcgcagcccggcgcagcggcagcccccccggcccatcacttacctggacagctggacggcgggacagctgggcggcttctccggacagctcggcagctctgcaccttcctctaagagaggaaggtacagaatggctgctccagcgcgctcccgagcagtgacagctcgtctgcgtatgcgcagaagagctgtagcggggagcacactgaagcggctcgtgctggaaggagaagaccggactgcgcaagcgcgtctaaaaaagcaagctgccggcgaatttagatggaaccatggagacgaggacgctagcaacggagcaggtaagtggaataacttctgtatggctcatatttaatgcacaatgtacattacaaagtgcattaatatggccatacagaagtgtataaccccacttgctgccgcgagacaacccctttaataaattatcAAGTCATGAAGTCACTTCTTCAGCTTATTGCAGCAGTAATTGCTGATAGGCTGCGAGCCCACAGTTATACACACTCCGGCTGCTGGCTGGAGTCCCCTCACCTCTGTCCTCTCCACGTGGCAGCCGGTTCAGTCAGCCCCCGCGTCCACTCCGCTTTCCTCGATTTGTGTCAGTTTTACTGTCTGTTTCCTCCATTATCCACAGCCACTTGCAGGCAGGCTGTATGTGTTTGTTTGTTGGAGCAGGAACAGCAGGATACTGGAGCTCCTCAATGTCTTTCAACGTAGAGAGAAGTTTGATAGACCAAGAAGGACAATACCTGCTCTAGACCAGTAACAGCTCATTATGTAGAGGCAAGAGGCACAGTTAAAATTATATGTTCCATTTGGCTGGAAGGGAGTGATTACCACAAACTAGCACCAATGACACCTGCATCCTTAGTTCCCTCTATCTTAGCTAATGAAATACTGAAAGCAGCAAACCCAtgcataagggcttagtcacacgggcgtttattgccgcgatttgcgcatgcgcatgcgtccggcgactttttaaaaccattgctttgcaatggtatcggacacatgagcgctttttatgcgctcgtccgataaattagagaacagaaatcgcagatcgcacctatctgcgatctgcgattcctgttctcttctctatatgcgctcaacggggccggcggcagcagcgccgaccccattgagaacatatagaagacaaatcattcttctctgccacagctggaacagctgtggcagagaagaacgatgtttgcccattgaattcaatggagcggcaatacagccgctccattgaaagcaatgggctgccggcgtgcgcggggttaattgtcgggaaggggttaaatatataaccccttacctgcaatgcatccttaaatgtgaaaaaataaaaaaaaaggatgttctcacctgctcccggcagctggagatcccggcggtcggcctgcagtgggtgtgaaggaggtgtgactcaggcttgcccctgattggctcagcctgagccaatcagaggctgagctcagtcacacccattcatgaattcatgaatgggtgtgactgagacttgcttctgattggctcagcgctgagccaatcaggggcaagcctgagtcacacctccttcacacccactgcaggccgaccgccgggatctccagctgccgggagcaggtgagtacatcctttttttttattttttcacatttaaggatgcattgcaggtaaggggttatatatttaaccccttcccgacaattaaccccgcgcacgcccgcagcgcttgcattcaatggagccgctgtattgccggctccattgaatgcaatgcgctggacagctccggcccgtttctaatgaaacgcggctaggagcagattttcgggcgatttttgggccgatttttcggcgccggtcacgcgatttgcgcatgcgcatccgtcatgcgatgcgcaaatcgcgtgaaaaaacgcccgtgtgactaaggcctaagactcaATTCTTTAACAGTTCCTGATATTATCAATGGGGCCAAGATTACTAACTTCTTTCACATTGATTCGCTGTTTCCAAATAATTCCCTAAAGTTTCTTGAAATACTGAACATTTATTCTTCGTTAGGCCCCCTTCTCACAGGGGCggcaaagtcgcgcgattttgtagcattgctacgatgctacaaatcgcatgtatgagaagcccatggtttcctatgggttccttcacacatgagatgttttgtagcatggtacaaaacgacacacaagcctcgcaggtccggcgatatgcccgcgacacgcgaggttttgtagcccatgtttctctatggagccttcctctctgttgcatcgcatcgcacgaaaatgcggtttgcatgcgatgcggtgcaactttgacagtagcagatgatacaaagtcgcgtgattttgtagcgtcacttgcgactttgtagcgctacaaaatcgcggtattgctgcgagaaaatcgcagcgatatcatacagtgcagcgatgcaatatcgctgcgattttctcgcagcgatgcggtgtcgcccgtgtgaaggaggcctaaaacaaTTTCAGGTGAAGTACCGACTCGGGCTGTGAGACCCATCATGGTACAAACAATTTATATCACTTCCTGATGCCAGAAAAGCTCATGACACATCCTTACAGGGGCCTAATGATAGGTCCATCTGCAAAAAAACCATGGTTTGTTAGAGAATGGGAGAGAGAACTGGCTGTCACTTTTGATAGAGAGTTTTAAACCAGGAGAGTTCTAAAAAATTCTCATGGTTTCTCCAAATGTGTCTGCATACAAGAGAAATCATATACATAAGTCAGACAATCCTATAAAACCCCAGTCTCACTATTCAAATCCAAACTTTCCCAAAAGACACATGCCGGAGATGCGACTCAGATAAAGGGGGTTCTGTTGCATATTTGGTGGAATTGCCCAAATATCAAACTCTACTGGCAACTTATCATGGAACAAATAAATAATATTTGTGGGACTTCTTTTTCATTCTCCCCCGAGGAGGTGTTGCTATAGAAACAGTCTCAACTATCGAAGAAATGCCTACCTACCATGTTAATAGCAGCAGCAAAAGTTCTTATTCCACTTttttagaaagaaaaacaaatacCCAAAGTGTGAAAATGGGGAGATAAAGTAATACAATTATATAGATGAAAGGAATTAGAAGCTGGGAGTCTGGCTTGAGAATTAATGTTCATGAAATCTGGTCACCATGGACAACATATTTAAAGGAACAAATCTTATAAACTAACCCAACACAGCAATGCTCTAAAATACTCAATATTAAGCATACAATCTATCAACCCTTTTTGCCTGGATCTCATTTATCTGGTTTTACTTCTCATTGATGTAATTTACTTTTTTGTTATGTTCATTCTATTAGGATTACTTTCTCGATTTGACACTGCATTGCTGCTGgtttatttatgtttttgtctttgtTTATGTGTCTTTTCAAATCATATATGTTTCCTCAATAAAAAgagattgccccccccccccaaaaaaaagaaaaaaaaaaaaaaccccaaacaactcttttcTAGTTGTACTATGCATACAGCCCGGACAATATAACTACCAGATAAAATATTCATCATTTTGGTGCTTAACTTTTTGACACCTTCCAGTGaataaaaaagaaagcctttgaTAATTTGGAGAACTGATACatttatttaaatatataaaaaatgctctaaaatagaacatgttcaatTTAAACATATCCTTTAATGTTCTGTACTATTCATTAGGATATTAGTAGCTCTGCCCCTCTCACATCTTCTACCTACTATACACAATGTCTAAATAAATCTAACAAGACAAAGCAGATAACAGGAATTAAGCCGATGTGTACAGTATGTCTACAGTATTCTCATGTAGAAGCTCAGAGATATTATATTATCTACACTATATCACACGCTGATAAACTATTTTGTGTACAGCTTTCCTAATGTCTTTATTTCTCAGACTGTATATAATGGGGTTGACCAGAGGAGTTAATACAGTATATAGCAGGGATAGGACTTTACTCATGGTGACTGTTTGGCCTTTTGTTGGGACAACATAAACACTAAACATAGTCCAGTAGAATAAGGAGACCACAATGAGGTGGGAGCTGCAGGTTGAGAAGGCTTTCTGTCTACCGGAGATGGATGGGATCCTTAAGATTGCTAAAACAATATAAGTATAAGACACTACAATGATTGCGGTTGGAATGAGGATAATTGGAATGCCTATTAAATAAATTTCCAAATGGATAAAGGAGGTGTCGGAACAGGCAAGTTCTATTAAAGGAACCATGTCACAGAATAAATGGTCAATGGTATTTGGTCCACAAAAAATCAGCTTTGCTGTTGATATGGTCTCAATCAAAACTATGGAAAATGAAAACAACCAACACatagcagtcagtatcacacaacTGGAACTTGTCATTATAGAAGCATAATGGAGGGGATTACAGATGGCCACATATCTATCATAAGACATCACTGTGAGGAGGAGACATTCAGATCCTTCCATAGCACCAAAAAAACAGAACTGAGTGAAACAACCTAAAAAAGTGATGGTCCCCCCATTATTCAGTAGGATGTGGAGCATGTTGGGGACAAGATCTATGGTTAATAGGATGTCACTGATGGACAGTTGTGagatgaagaagtacattggagtgTGGAGGTTCTTGCTGGTGGACACCAGGGTGATGATCAGAAGGTTCCCACATATTGTCCCACAGTAAATCACCAGGAAAATACAGAATAAGAAATGTCTCAAACCTTGACTGACTTGAAATCCTAAGAGGAAAAATTCTGTGACCGCAGTCAGATTGTTCTCCTGTGTGTGAAACAACAGTTTTGTAGCACTAAGCAAAAAGAACACcaaatttatttttcatttaaaggggttgtcccgctaaacaaagtgggtctatacacttctgtatggccatattaatgcactttgtaatgtacatcgtgcattaattatgagccatacagaagttattcacttacctgttccgttgctagcgtcctcgtctccatggtgccgtctaattttcagcgtctaatcgccgtattagacgcgcttgcgcagtccggtcttcttcttttctgaatggggccgctcgtgccggagagcggctcctcttagctccgccccgtcacgtgccgattccagccaatcaggaggctggaatcggcaatggaccgcacagaagacctgcggtccaccgagggtgaagatcccggcggccatctttaccaggtaagtaagaagtcaccggagtgcggggattcaggtaagcactatccggttttcttttgtaacccctgcatcgggtttgtctcgcgccgaacgggggggggctattgaaaaaaaacaaaacgtttcggcgcgggacaacccctttaattattaggAGCTAGGGCTAAATAAATGTTTTTCTTTCACTGACTAGACTAttttaaaataacttttaatGATCATATATTAAAACACACATAGGTTTATGTTTTTTACAAAACAAAAGCAAACACATATTCTTGAAGTTCCAGTGTAGGTCCATCCTGTGGAGGGTGACTAATCACACTGGAAACCCACAAATGCAAAGGACCTAAGGAAAAATCCAACCATGAGACCCTTTCTAATTTAGACCGGGGTGTTATAAGATTATTTAAGATCTCAATGGATTTAGGATACTAGTTCACCCCAAATTTGGCAAATAATTGCTCTAGACAGTGACACATATGGAAGATTTCCACCAAAATAAACCTTTCAGTATGAAAATAACTGCGTATTATTTTTCAAAGGGTATTAGTACAACTAAGTGTCCACAAAGAGTGTTGAACAGTGTCTCCAAGTTTGTGGGAGACCGAGTGGCCTGATCGAGTTGTATCATCAACCTCTATGTTTAGAGAGTGCTATAATTGGTCTCTATTGGTCCAACGCATTTTGCTCAAGGTAAGCTCCTTAGGGACCCAAAATAAACCTCTGTTTAATATGTAAATACAAATATCATGTCATTTGCTTTATGACACTTCCCAGGATCAACCATAGAGTCAAGTAATAGGAGGGAGCATGCTCAATGGCTAATTTCATTCCCTCGTAGTACTCACAGATAGAGATATAGAGTGCTGGATAGAGAAGGAAAGAGAAAGTTTTAATAATATTCAAGATCATTTATCCATATAATAAATGAAAAGACCAAAAGAGCGTTCTCTGCATGATAGGAAGTGTCTTTTTGCACAACAAATTCATGTTTCCTTATGCTAGATATTCACTTCTCTCTGCCTTTTACTaaatctatctttctcctatcccaactagagatgagcgaacgtactcgtatcgagtaattacttgatcgagcaccgcgattttcgagtacttcagtactcgggtgaaaagattcggggggcgccggggggcggggggaggtgtggcggcacggggggtagcagcggggaacaggggggagccctctctccctctccccccccactccccgctgcaaccccccactcacccacggcgccccccgaatcttttcgcccgagtacagaagtactcgaaaatcgcgctactcgggcgaaaaaggggcgtggacaagtacgttcgctcatctctaatcccaacaTATAATTTTTGTTGCTTCACTTTTATTCTAATCCTTgatctttctatcccttaagtaCTTCCTATCCGTTTTAAGTAGCACTTAGATTCTATTTGTCTTGTGCTGCCTTAATCTAACTCTGACATATGCCCTATCTTTCTAGGGAGAGAAAACGATCCTAATCCAGCTTTAGTTTAAGCAACAATATTTCTATCTTATCCGTTATCCTATCTCTCAATGGTTTTCTATCTGTCTGGAAAGAAAGTGGATGATCGTATTTTAGTTTTTAGCTTTAGCTCATAGATTTTTCTATCCTGCCCAATCATTCAGTGATCTTTCTCTGTGGGTCAGAGTGTCTAAATTTGTTCTAGGCTAAATTCCCTCCCTTTTCAGTATGAACAAAAAGACAAAGATAataaggaaaataaaataaaatgtgatatatatatatatatatataatgcaaaaATATATTATAAAATAGTCTAGTCAGTGAAAGGGGACGATTTTATTTGAGACTATTCTTCCTCAGTGAGTTAAATAAATGTTCTTGGCAAaaatattataatataatatttatAAAGGGTTATTCCAGGCAAAAaaggtaattaatagagatgagcgagcatactcgtccgagcttgatactcgttcgagtattagggtgttcgagatgctcgttactcgtgacgagtaccacgcagtgttcgggttactttcactttcttcactgagaaatttgcgcgcttttctggccaatagaaagacagggaaggcattacaacttcctcctgcaacgttcaagccctataccacccccctgcagtgagtggctggcgagatcaggtgtcacccgagtatataaatcggcccctcccgcggctcgcctcagatgcattctgacatagttcagggaaagtgttgttgatggcggagctgctatagggagagtgttaagagtgattttaggcttcaagaaccccaacggtccttcttaaggccatagaaatcgcagatcgcacctatgtgcgatctgcgatttctgttctcttctctatatgcgctcaatggggctggcggcagcagcgccgaccccattgagaacatgtagaagacaaatcattcttctctgccatagctgtaacagctgtggcagagaagaacgatgtttgcccattgaattcaatggagccagcaatacagccgcctccattgaaagcaatgggctgccggcgatcgcaggatgaattgtcgggaaggggttaaatatataagcccttccctgcaattcatccagaaatgtgttacaataaaaatatataccggcgtataaggcgacggggcgtataagacgaccccccaactgtcaccttatgagccggcaatacagtggagcaaagaataaaaatcattactcacttcttctgacgttctgcggtgctgctgcaggctgtcgctccctcctggttcccggcagagcattgctttctctacgaagggctttaaatccccgcctccagaaacacacgtgccttcagccaatcacagccaatgacaatgatgtcattgaatggctgtgattggctgaaggcacgtgtgtttctggaggcggggatttcaagccctgcgtccagaaagcaatgctctgccgtggaccaggagggagcaacatcctgcagcagcgccgcagaacgccaggagaagtgagtaatgatttttattctttgctccgctgtattaccggcgtataaggtgacagttgggaggtcgtcttatacgccccgtcgccttatacgccggtatatatttttattgtaacacatttctggatgaattgcagggaagggcttctatatttaagcccttcccgacaattcatcctgcgatcgccggcagcccattgctttcagtggaacctgctgtattgccagctccattgaattcaatgggctaacatcgttcttctctgccacagctgttacagctgtgacagaggagaacaatctttacgctgacagtgcgggggggggggcactcttgccgctattgtggcttaatagtgggacctgggaacttgagatgcagcccaacatgtagcccctcgcctgccctatctgttgctgtgtcgttcccatcactttcttgaattgcccagattttcacaaacgaaaaccttagcgagcatcggcgatatacaaaaatgctcgggtcgcccattgacttcaatggggttcgttactcgaaacgaaccctcgagcattgcgaaaagttagtcccgagtaacgagcacccgagcattttggtgctcgctcatctctagtaattaatagTTCATTGACTGGGGTCCAATGTTCAGGATGATCAGCTTATTGGCTGCTGCCTGTCAGCACCACCAATAAACAGGATACACAAATGTGCTGGTAACACATGGAATTGAAGAAGATATAAGGGATTAAAATCATTTGTGTGGAATCTTCTAACTCCACAGGATGTAAGGTTTTGTCATGGCAGTGTGGTACTTAACACACCAGTAACCTTATATCATTTGGATGGCATGGTATCAGAAGTGAGCCCGCAACATCCAGCAGCAGGAACCAGCTGTTAGGAATAGCTGGCATCCCACTACAACAGCAGTGGTGCATGaggatccccgctgttaaccccctgcATGTAAAGGGGGTCATTGGATGTCATCGGACCCCCGTATGAttgacactgtaaaaaaaattaaaaagcaacagcaaaattgatgtgttttctctctctgctcttaaaaaaaataaaagtttagaatacattatatgcacccaaaaatgataccaataaaaactaaagttcgCCAAGCAAAATACAAGCTCtggccatgtcaacggaaaaatgaaaaagttatggctcttgaaaagcggaaatgaaaatccccccaaaaccgTTACGTCCATTGGGTGCATTCACATAAGCGTGTGCATACATACGTGCACACATAACCAcaagtctattagaaccattggtctctatggtgtgttcacatgtctgtgttttacagacgTGCAAATGCGCATACCTGCAAAGCAAAGGACATGCATGCACGCATACGTCTGTGCAGCATGTCAATATTTccctcagggagtccccttgtcactgaacactatgaaagcattgtcacagtgttcaatgacaaggggactccccgcgggaagaaaataatcccctgccacagttgtgacaactgtgactgctgtggcagaggatcatgaagCTCtcaaattgattttaatggggccgcagctgctgGCAGCCCCTTTGAAAGTAAAAGGATGTCGGCACCCTTACagcgattttcagggaagggctttaaatataagctcttccctaaaaaatcattcctatctggtgtaaaaaataaaaaaatataaatactcaCATCTCCGGTGCTGCTGGGGCTTTGACGCGCTTAGCAGCTTGGGtcctgtcactgtaatgaagttctttcagcaggcggggatttgaaatccttgcctgctgaaagtAGTGTGTCAGATTGGCTGatcgcccagccaatcacaggcagcgctcagccatttattgaatgacagctgagtgctgtctgtgattggtcacagcactcagccattcacaggcagcgctcaggcaTTCAATGGATTTAGTGAATTGCTTCCAATGGGACaatggctctattgaaagcaatgctgcacagacctgcattcatgcatgtttgtgcacatatATGGGTGCatagttttgtgcgcacctatttatgcacacgctcatgtgaatgcacccttaagaccAAAATAAGCCATATAATTAAGGGTTTAAAAAGGCAAAACCAGCCAATGAAAAATATGATAAAAGTCATGTGATACAAACATGGAGCACATCATCATGTCCTACCATCCCATATATATAGTGAAGAGAATACAATTGGTTAGCTCTTGTGCAATAAACACAACTGTTTTTTCAGTTTATATCTTTCAGTTGATTGAAAGTAATATGGCTGCAGTGCAGTTAGTTCAACACAATTATCCTAACTGGGCTCTTAAGAGGTAAAAAATAAGGCAGATTGCCAAAATAGATAGGTGGTACTGAAGTACCACCTGTAAAAGTACTCCTCCAGAGTCTGTAATTTTTTCCACCCCATATAGTGTTATatttgaactagagatgagcgagcatactcgccaagggcaattacttgatcgagcattgcccttaccgagtacctgcccgctcgagagaaaaggttcgggtgccagcgcgggtgagaggtgagttgcggcagtgagcaggggtgagcggggggaagagagggagagagagatctcccctccgttcgtcctggctctcccccgccgctggcagctgaaccttttctctcgagcgggcaggtactcgctaagggcaatgcttgatcgagtaattgtccttagcgagtatgctcgctcatctttaatttgaACAC
The nucleotide sequence above comes from Eleutherodactylus coqui strain aEleCoq1 chromosome 2, aEleCoq1.hap1, whole genome shotgun sequence. Encoded proteins:
- the LOC136610416 gene encoding olfactory receptor 10A7-like, producing MTEKPSPSATKLLFHTQENNLTAVTEFFLLGFQVSQGLRHFLFCIFLVIYCGTICGNLLIITLVSTSKNLHTPMYFFISQLSISDILLTIDLVPNMLHILLNNGGTITFLGCFTQFCFFGAMEGSECLLLTVMSYDRYVAICNPLHYASIMTSSSCVILTAMCWLFSFSIVLIETISTAKLIFCGPNTIDHLFCDMVPLIELACSDTSFIHLEIYLIGIPIILIPTAIIVVSYTYIVLAILRIPSISGRQKAFSTCSSHLIVVSLFYWTMFSVYVVPTKGQTVTMSKVLSLLYTVLTPLVNPIIYSLRNKDIRKAVHKIVYQRVI